The following are encoded in a window of Streptomyces sp. 11x1 genomic DNA:
- a CDS encoding transporter substrate-binding domain-containing protein, whose amino-acid sequence MNSVPGRRTRILAATTAAAGLLLVAGCSSDDGGSGATKTAAGGVELVKAGQLTTCTHLPYPPFQSEIDGKVQGFDVSLIDLVAEDLGVKQDILDTPFENFKTGAFLNSGQCDLAAAGMTITDERKKNVDFSDPYFEATQAVLAAKKADIRSFADLKGDGDYKVGTQAQTTGEDYAKSQGLDPVSFESSDAVLNGLRAGQVDAVVIDYPVVQGWLKDATLADAYTVAEQINTGEEYGFTVKKGNAKLLAAIDKALAEAKADGTYKDLYEQWIGPYDESAASVAPSAS is encoded by the coding sequence GTGAACTCGGTCCCCGGACGCCGGACCCGCATCCTGGCCGCCACCACCGCCGCGGCCGGACTGCTGCTCGTGGCCGGCTGTTCCTCGGACGACGGCGGCAGCGGCGCCACCAAGACCGCGGCCGGCGGGGTCGAACTGGTGAAGGCCGGTCAGCTCACGACCTGCACCCACCTGCCGTACCCGCCGTTCCAGTCCGAGATCGACGGCAAGGTCCAGGGCTTCGACGTCTCCCTGATCGACCTCGTCGCCGAGGACCTGGGGGTGAAGCAGGACATCCTCGACACCCCGTTCGAGAACTTCAAGACGGGCGCCTTCCTGAACTCCGGACAGTGCGACCTCGCCGCGGCCGGCATGACCATCACCGACGAGCGCAAGAAGAACGTCGACTTCTCCGACCCTTACTTCGAGGCGACGCAGGCCGTTCTCGCCGCCAAGAAGGCCGACATCCGTTCCTTCGCGGACCTCAAGGGCGACGGGGACTACAAGGTCGGGACCCAGGCACAGACCACCGGCGAGGACTACGCCAAGAGCCAGGGCCTCGACCCCGTCTCCTTCGAGTCCTCCGACGCCGTCCTCAACGGCCTGCGCGCCGGCCAGGTCGACGCCGTCGTCATCGACTACCCGGTGGTCCAGGGCTGGCTCAAGGACGCGACCCTCGCCGATGCCTACACCGTGGCCGAGCAGATCAACACCGGTGAGGAGTACGGCTTCACGGTCAAGAAGGGCAACGCCAAGCTCCTCGCGGCGATCGACAAGGCGCTGGCGGAGGCCAAGGCCGACGGCACGTACAAGGACCTGTACGAGCAGTGGATCGGCCCGTACGACGAGAGCGCCGCCTCGGTCGCCCCGTCGGCCTCATGA
- a CDS encoding amino acid ABC transporter permease has protein sequence MSGTDSDTALQPKKRGLSRSQKRALSRGAQYALFVAAVVAFVVSADWARLKNQFAQWDIAEQMFPDVITLALKNTVLYTLSGFVFGLVLGMVIALMRLSSVGPYRWFAGVYIEIFRGLPALLIFIFIGVAVPLAFPGTEIPGGTYGKVALALGLVAAAYMAETIRAGIQAVPKGQMEAARSLGFSPARAMVSIIIPQAFRIILPPLTNELVLLFKDSSLVLFLGVTLEERELSKYGRDLASTTANSTPILVAGLCYLLVTIPLGFVVRRMEAKAQEAVK, from the coding sequence ATGAGCGGGACCGACTCGGACACAGCGCTCCAGCCGAAGAAGAGGGGGCTCAGCCGGAGCCAGAAGCGCGCCCTTTCCCGGGGCGCGCAGTACGCGCTGTTCGTCGCCGCCGTCGTCGCTTTCGTGGTGTCGGCGGACTGGGCCCGGCTGAAGAACCAGTTCGCCCAGTGGGACATCGCCGAGCAGATGTTCCCCGACGTCATCACGCTGGCCCTGAAGAACACCGTGCTGTACACGCTGTCCGGCTTCGTGTTCGGACTCGTCCTCGGCATGGTCATCGCGCTGATGCGGCTGTCGTCGGTGGGCCCGTACCGCTGGTTCGCCGGCGTGTACATCGAGATCTTCCGGGGCCTGCCCGCCCTGCTGATCTTCATCTTCATCGGCGTCGCCGTGCCGCTGGCCTTCCCCGGCACGGAGATCCCCGGCGGCACGTACGGCAAGGTGGCGCTCGCGCTCGGTCTGGTGGCCGCCGCGTACATGGCGGAGACGATCCGGGCGGGCATCCAGGCGGTTCCCAAGGGCCAGATGGAAGCGGCCCGTTCGCTGGGTTTCTCGCCCGCCCGCGCGATGGTCTCGATCATCATCCCGCAGGCGTTCCGGATCATCCTGCCGCCGCTCACCAACGAGTTGGTCCTGCTCTTCAAGGACTCCTCGCTGGTCCTCTTCCTGGGCGTCACCCTGGAGGAGCGCGAACTGTCCAAGTACGGCCGTGACCTGGCCAGCACCACCGCCAACTCCACGCCGATCCTGGTCGCCGGCCTGTGCTACCTGCTGGTGACCATCCCGCTCGGCTTCGTCGTACGCCGTATGGAGGCGAAGGCCCAGGAGGCCGTGAAATGA
- a CDS encoding amino acid ABC transporter ATP-binding protein: MNRPEIHVRGLHKSFGDNEVLKGIDLEIGRGEVVCVIGPSGSGKSTLLRCVNLLEEPTEGQVFVGGTELTDPDVDIDAVRRRIGMVFQQFNLFPHLTVTENLTLPQRRVLSRDKATAAKVAAENLSRVGLSEKAAAYPASLSGGQQQRVAIARALSMGPEVMLFDEPTSALDPELVGDVLAVMRRLAQEGMTMMVVTHEMTFAREVADRVVFMDDGVIVEEGPPARVIGSPSHERTRHFLSRLLDPAMAEVEEETSDQVGGKE, encoded by the coding sequence ATGAACCGGCCCGAGATCCACGTACGCGGTCTGCACAAGTCGTTCGGCGACAACGAGGTGCTGAAGGGCATCGACCTGGAGATCGGGCGGGGCGAGGTGGTCTGTGTCATCGGCCCGTCCGGCTCCGGCAAATCGACCCTGCTCAGGTGCGTGAACCTCCTGGAGGAACCCACCGAGGGCCAGGTCTTCGTCGGCGGCACGGAGTTGACGGACCCCGACGTCGACATCGACGCCGTACGCCGCCGGATCGGCATGGTCTTCCAGCAGTTCAACCTCTTCCCGCACCTCACGGTGACCGAGAACCTCACGCTGCCGCAGCGCCGGGTCCTCAGTCGGGACAAGGCGACGGCGGCGAAGGTCGCGGCGGAGAACCTGTCCCGGGTGGGTCTGTCGGAGAAGGCGGCCGCCTACCCCGCCTCCCTCTCCGGCGGCCAGCAGCAGCGCGTGGCGATCGCCCGCGCGCTGTCGATGGGACCCGAGGTGATGCTCTTCGACGAGCCGACCTCGGCGCTCGACCCGGAACTGGTGGGTGACGTCCTGGCGGTCATGCGCAGGCTGGCGCAGGAGGGCATGACCATGATGGTGGTGACCCACGAGATGACCTTCGCCCGCGAGGTCGCCGACCGCGTCGTCTTCATGGACGACGGCGTGATCGTCGAGGAGGGCCCCCCGGCCCGGGTCATCGGCAGCCCGAGCCACGAGCGCACCCGCCACTTCCTCTCCCGCCTCCTGGACCCGGCGATGGCGGAGGTGGAGGAGGAGACGTCGGACCAGGTGGGCGGCAAGGAGTGA
- a CDS encoding amidohydrolase family protein, protein MSERAVLHVKGRILVGPEEVRDELWVIDGRVSYDRPAGAQDIRTVEGWALPGLVDAHCHVGLGPHGPVPEDVAEKQALTDRDAGTLLIRDAGSPSDTRWIDDRDDLPHIIRAGRHIARTRRYIRNFAHEIEPDELVAYVAQEARRGDGWVKLVGDWIDRGLGDLSPCWPREAVEAAITEAHLLGARVTAHCFAESSLRDLVEAGIDCIEHATGLTDDLIPLFASRGVAIVPTLVNIATFPSMAAGGETKFPNWAAHMRRLHERRYDTVRNAYDAGIPVYVGTDAGGSLAHGLVAAEVAELVTAGIPPVEALAATTWHAREWLGRPGLDEGAPADLVVYERDPRTDVRVLGAPSRVVLNGRVVG, encoded by the coding sequence ATGAGCGAGCGCGCGGTGCTGCATGTGAAGGGCCGGATCCTGGTCGGACCCGAGGAGGTCCGGGACGAGCTGTGGGTGATCGACGGCCGGGTGTCGTACGACCGCCCGGCCGGCGCCCAGGACATCCGCACCGTCGAGGGCTGGGCCCTGCCCGGCCTGGTCGACGCGCACTGCCACGTCGGCCTCGGCCCGCACGGCCCGGTCCCGGAGGACGTCGCCGAGAAACAGGCGCTGACCGACCGGGACGCGGGCACCCTCCTCATCCGCGACGCGGGCTCCCCCTCCGACACCCGCTGGATCGACGACCGCGACGACCTGCCGCACATCATCCGGGCCGGCCGCCACATCGCCCGCACCCGGCGCTACATCCGCAACTTCGCCCACGAGATCGAGCCGGACGAACTGGTCGCGTACGTCGCCCAGGAGGCCCGGCGCGGGGACGGCTGGGTGAAGCTGGTCGGGGACTGGATCGACCGGGGGCTGGGCGACCTGTCGCCCTGCTGGCCGCGCGAGGCGGTCGAGGCGGCGATCACGGAGGCGCACCTCTTGGGCGCCCGCGTGACGGCGCACTGCTTCGCCGAGTCGTCCCTCCGCGACCTCGTCGAGGCGGGCATCGACTGCATCGAACACGCGACGGGCCTGACGGACGACCTGATCCCCCTCTTCGCCTCCCGGGGCGTCGCGATCGTTCCGACCCTGGTCAACATCGCCACCTTCCCGAGCATGGCGGCGGGTGGCGAGACCAAGTTCCCGAACTGGGCCGCGCACATGCGTCGCCTCCACGAACGCCGCTACGACACCGTCCGCAACGCCTACGATGCGGGCATCCCGGTGTACGTCGGCACGGACGCGGGCGGCTCCCTGGCCCACGGCCTGGTCGCCGCCGAGGTCGCCGAACTGGTCACGGCCGGAATCCCACCGGTGGAGGCCCTCGCGGCGACCACCTGGCACGCCCGCGAGTGGCTGGGCCGCCCGGGCCTGGACGAGGGCGCCCCGGCGGACCTGGTGGTGTACGAACGGGACCCCCGCACGGATGTTCGCGTGCTGGGGGCCCCGTCGAGGGTGGTGCTGAACGGGCGGGTTGTCGGCTGA
- a CDS encoding polymorphic toxin-type HINT domain-containing protein → MAALDHTRVRIRLRRVRLRRFRLRAALVGTVATALIIGSAPATPARTGEARPAAAAEPDSSDPLEGWRPASELAEDEDDPGLLDRLFGDDEDGEDGEEIDRGDDHKPPRIRLDRSRGSSSLTHRGVSGDADGVRIAAPRTTHATGADLSWSAYRGKDLREYEVHRATKKDFTPTDETLLAPVDRDTRTFADRTAPPALDDKGKSKTYHYRIVVRTQQGRLLAGPARTVELPPPGQVAEGAKLLAAPEGETYFLPYTPARMVPGEKATVEATLTNTTDTVWKKGKHVLSYRWYLDGKDVTNLLNKDATGLPEDVAPGETVTFDAELKAPVLVDPLDKRLTFGLEWDLRDRTTGDWLSETDGVPPSKHQVTAEYPTSDQLGLEDFHSYAGKNTGAGSALMSNLHAGNAVWSYNAFSNPSLGFSTFLRLAYNSQDASSTPAGYGWSLQASSPVRLGTPLDFHPAALLPKQITLTDGDGTSHVFSKNKKGEWDSPAGVHFRVRQLEKDCLLHPHQREAWEFLRPDRTRFLFDCQGYPSAQVDKNGNRMEFTYEERLLGHPSKLLKYVTDAEGRRTLTVDHWEKGEAYSYVDKDGKVKEGKHLLNPFIIDKVRSVTDVSGRRVDLTFTEKGLLARLTDGANAAEKLRKVFTFQYGKEFDHPGVKLVEVTDPRGNSSKVDYVGPHDDKDQLHYLGYTKAVTDRLGGVTAYRYKDPDGHDGKGTETVVTDAEGNPSTQRLDGYGRPVKLTDAKKRTTKLGWDADNNVTRLEENNGAARTWTYDPKTGYPLASRDAESVKNDRPAATLAYATGENGYIADLVRRVSPEGRTWLFGYDARGNMTSVTDPKGVASEPADDYTSTNAYDARGRLVSATDANEHTTKFEDYDPSGYPRVIVDALGNRTLTTYDVRGNVTEVEEADGATTTQTYDVFARPLENRRPKDQQAGEFIVTPAPKYDANDNTLVFTAPNGVSSSSEFDAADQLLKSSQPGDEEGAPARVSTFTYDKVGNQLTSTEPKGNLTEEPGDFTSTTRYDEVYQPIEAVNAAGRRASAVYNDVGDLVKVVDARKNETEDPDDYTTRFRYDLDHRLLETTDAIGKSTTSTYDWDGLTTATTDAEGNRTELVIDARGALAEARVPHDDGVVRKTRFEYDEVGNRTRVVTPRGMETEDPKDFASETVYDELNRVKETLSPFDPDDDRYNTPDRTTYEYDALSRVKKVSAPPSEGQSVRNETEYTYFDTGWIRTSVDAFDIKNSYRYNDLGQQIQNTLSSAGDAVSRTLDSSFYPSGALKSRSDDGVPVGLQVALVDNSDINNTAQQGTWATVDAEGSYGYDAQTHAAGAGEDRFVWQLTIPQAGDYTVYVRYPKVDGAAKDAAYEIKHKDGTETKTLDQSELPGEWRSLGKYAFAEDTGQAITLTDKATGTVVADAVRLVRDYEGDTDNEKKDFSYRYDANGNQIEIVDNSPGVETDRYTLAYDELNQLTEVVEHDGDSVRDTTALTYDANGNTLTTTHDLTWSKLDYDELDRVERITNAASPTADDRQVTSVEYTARGELAKQTKPNGNVLTVDYYLDGATRKTTERQSDDTLVAEHALKYNANGHKVEDVLKLMDADDHGSTIDNTYAYTYDPQDRIAKVAKTGDDEKTEEYRHDAAGNVVRQTVDDTTTTHRYDRNRLLTSTEDGASSTYNYDPLGRLDTVSFGGETIQKYRYDGFDRPESITSGAGDAARTTRLTYDAFDRTVKESVGSGDDAKTTLFTYLGITSNSLREEVTDEGVTSFQYASWGQKLTQIKDEEDKEPETTQYLYHPHGDVEALTDKDGNTKTTYGYTAYGKNDTAQFTGADKPGAGGEAAEPYNAYRFNAKRYDTASGTYDMGFRTYDPGLNRFLTRDMYGGALADMGLTMDPYTGNRYAFAGGNPISFIEIDGHLFGLSWSDIGHAALDVVGLIPVVGEAADLANCGWYAAEGEYVDAALSCASAIPFAGYGATAAKAARYGDKALDAIDTASDTARAADNVADAGRAADPPPTGGTPDAPATPKDPAPADPAPAPAPAAPKAPDAPPACKNSFVPGTEVLMADGTTKPIEDIEIGDKVTASDVETDDTQARTVTRTITGDGKKHLVTLTVDTDGRAGDETSTITATENHPFWLPDVGQWVEAGDLEPGQWLSTGSGSWIRITAVKERKAQATVHNLTVEGLHTYHVLAGRTSVLVHNCGGLDDAAHARIQDSLGNDIADGVDYNLQRMCPTCNSASDAADHTLQGIGANADRLAQYLAGQRNLGMTHVDRRKPGTTARRDESTVDANGRGVTIVQNSYMVHAYHQSLDEFNSIFNILR, encoded by the coding sequence ATGGCAGCCTTAGACCACACCCGCGTCCGTATCCGCCTCCGCCGCGTCCGCCTCCGTCGTTTCCGCCTCCGCGCCGCCCTGGTCGGCACCGTGGCCACGGCCCTGATCATCGGCAGCGCACCGGCCACCCCCGCCAGAACCGGCGAGGCGAGACCCGCCGCCGCGGCCGAACCCGACAGCAGCGACCCCCTCGAGGGCTGGAGACCCGCCAGCGAACTCGCCGAGGACGAGGACGACCCTGGCCTCCTCGATCGTCTCTTCGGTGACGACGAGGACGGCGAGGACGGCGAGGAGATCGACCGAGGCGACGACCACAAGCCGCCCCGCATCCGGCTGGATCGTTCCCGGGGCTCGTCCTCCCTCACCCACCGGGGCGTCTCGGGCGACGCCGACGGTGTCCGCATCGCCGCGCCCCGCACCACGCACGCCACCGGCGCCGACCTCTCCTGGAGCGCGTACCGGGGCAAGGACCTGCGGGAGTACGAGGTCCACCGCGCCACGAAGAAGGACTTCACCCCGACCGACGAGACCCTCCTCGCCCCCGTCGACCGCGACACCCGCACCTTCGCCGACCGCACCGCGCCCCCGGCGCTCGACGACAAGGGCAAGAGCAAGACCTACCACTACCGGATCGTCGTCCGCACCCAGCAGGGCAGGCTGCTGGCCGGCCCCGCCCGCACGGTCGAACTGCCGCCGCCGGGCCAGGTCGCCGAGGGGGCGAAGCTGCTCGCCGCCCCCGAAGGCGAGACCTACTTCCTGCCCTACACGCCGGCGCGGATGGTCCCCGGCGAGAAGGCCACCGTCGAGGCGACTCTCACCAACACCACGGACACGGTGTGGAAGAAGGGCAAGCACGTCCTGTCGTACCGCTGGTACCTGGACGGCAAGGACGTCACCAACCTCCTCAACAAGGACGCGACCGGGCTGCCCGAGGACGTGGCACCCGGTGAGACGGTCACCTTCGACGCGGAGTTGAAGGCCCCGGTACTGGTCGACCCGCTCGACAAGCGGCTGACGTTCGGCCTGGAGTGGGACCTCAGGGACAGGACCACCGGCGACTGGCTGTCCGAGACGGACGGGGTGCCGCCCTCCAAGCACCAGGTCACCGCCGAGTACCCGACCTCCGACCAGCTCGGCCTGGAGGACTTCCACTCCTACGCCGGCAAGAACACGGGCGCGGGCTCGGCGCTGATGAGCAACCTTCACGCGGGCAACGCGGTGTGGTCGTACAACGCCTTCTCGAACCCGTCGCTCGGCTTCTCGACCTTCCTGCGGCTGGCCTACAACTCGCAGGACGCGTCCAGCACTCCGGCCGGATACGGCTGGTCGCTGCAGGCGTCCTCGCCGGTCCGGCTGGGCACGCCGCTGGACTTCCACCCGGCCGCACTGCTGCCCAAGCAGATCACGCTGACCGACGGCGACGGCACCAGCCACGTCTTCAGCAAGAACAAGAAGGGTGAGTGGGACTCCCCCGCCGGCGTCCACTTCCGGGTCAGGCAGCTGGAGAAGGACTGTCTGCTCCACCCCCACCAGCGCGAGGCCTGGGAGTTCCTGCGCCCGGACCGCACCCGGTTCCTCTTCGACTGCCAGGGCTACCCGAGCGCCCAGGTGGACAAGAACGGCAACCGGATGGAGTTCACGTACGAGGAGCGGCTGCTCGGGCACCCGTCGAAGCTGCTGAAGTACGTCACCGACGCCGAGGGCCGGCGCACGCTCACCGTCGACCACTGGGAGAAGGGCGAGGCGTACTCGTACGTCGACAAGGACGGGAAGGTGAAGGAGGGCAAGCACCTCCTCAATCCGTTCATCATCGACAAGGTCCGTTCGGTCACCGACGTCTCCGGGCGCCGGGTCGACCTCACCTTCACGGAGAAGGGCCTGCTGGCGCGGCTGACGGACGGCGCGAACGCGGCCGAGAAGCTGCGCAAGGTCTTCACGTTCCAGTACGGCAAGGAGTTCGACCACCCCGGCGTGAAGCTGGTCGAGGTCACCGACCCGCGCGGCAACTCCTCGAAGGTCGACTACGTCGGCCCGCACGACGACAAGGACCAACTGCACTACCTGGGGTACACCAAGGCGGTCACGGACCGGCTCGGCGGTGTGACCGCCTACCGCTACAAGGACCCCGACGGCCATGACGGCAAGGGGACCGAGACGGTCGTCACCGACGCCGAGGGCAACCCCAGCACCCAGCGGCTGGACGGCTACGGCCGGCCCGTGAAGCTCACCGACGCCAAGAAGCGGACCACGAAGCTGGGTTGGGACGCCGACAACAACGTCACGCGCCTGGAGGAGAACAACGGCGCCGCCCGCACCTGGACGTACGACCCGAAGACGGGCTATCCGCTGGCGAGCCGGGACGCGGAGTCGGTGAAGAACGACCGGCCCGCCGCCACGCTCGCCTACGCGACCGGGGAGAACGGCTACATCGCCGACCTGGTGCGCCGGGTCTCCCCGGAGGGCCGTACCTGGCTCTTCGGCTACGACGCGCGCGGCAACATGACCTCGGTCACCGACCCGAAGGGCGTGGCGAGCGAGCCCGCGGACGACTACACCTCCACCAACGCCTACGACGCCCGGGGACGGCTCGTCTCCGCGACCGACGCGAACGAGCACACCACGAAGTTCGAGGACTACGACCCGTCCGGCTATCCGCGGGTGATCGTCGACGCCCTCGGCAACCGCACGCTGACGACGTACGACGTACGCGGCAACGTCACCGAGGTCGAGGAGGCCGACGGAGCGACGACCACGCAGACGTACGACGTGTTCGCGCGTCCGCTGGAGAACCGCAGGCCGAAGGACCAGCAGGCGGGCGAGTTCATCGTCACGCCCGCGCCGAAGTACGACGCCAACGACAACACACTCGTGTTCACCGCCCCCAACGGGGTGTCGAGCAGCAGCGAGTTCGACGCCGCCGACCAGCTGCTGAAGTCCAGCCAGCCGGGTGACGAGGAGGGCGCGCCCGCACGGGTGTCGACCTTCACGTACGACAAGGTCGGCAACCAGCTCACCTCCACGGAGCCCAAGGGCAACCTGACCGAGGAGCCCGGCGACTTCACCTCGACGACGCGGTACGACGAGGTGTACCAGCCGATCGAGGCGGTCAACGCGGCGGGCAGGCGCGCTTCCGCCGTCTACAACGACGTCGGTGACCTGGTGAAGGTCGTCGACGCCCGCAAGAACGAGACCGAGGACCCCGACGACTACACCACCAGGTTCCGCTACGACCTCGACCACCGGCTCCTGGAGACGACCGACGCGATCGGCAAGTCGACGACGAGCACCTACGACTGGGACGGTCTGACGACCGCCACCACGGACGCCGAGGGCAACCGCACGGAGCTGGTCATCGACGCCCGCGGCGCCCTGGCCGAGGCACGGGTCCCGCACGACGACGGCGTGGTGCGCAAGACCCGCTTCGAGTACGACGAGGTCGGCAACCGGACCCGGGTCGTCACCCCGCGCGGCATGGAGACCGAGGACCCGAAGGACTTCGCCTCCGAGACCGTCTACGACGAGCTGAACCGCGTCAAGGAGACCCTGAGCCCCTTCGACCCGGACGACGACCGCTACAACACCCCCGACCGTACGACGTACGAGTACGACGCGCTGAGCCGGGTGAAGAAGGTCAGCGCCCCGCCGTCCGAAGGACAGAGCGTCCGCAACGAGACGGAGTACACCTACTTCGACACCGGCTGGATCAGGACGTCGGTCGACGCCTTCGACATCAAGAACTCCTACCGGTACAACGACCTCGGCCAGCAGATCCAGAACACCCTGAGCAGCGCGGGCGACGCAGTCTCCCGCACCCTCGACTCCTCCTTCTACCCGAGCGGCGCCCTCAAGTCCCGCTCGGACGACGGGGTCCCGGTGGGCCTCCAGGTCGCCCTGGTCGACAACAGCGACATCAACAACACGGCGCAGCAGGGCACATGGGCCACGGTCGACGCCGAGGGCTCGTACGGCTACGACGCGCAGACGCACGCGGCCGGTGCGGGCGAGGACCGCTTCGTCTGGCAGCTGACGATCCCGCAGGCCGGCGACTACACGGTCTACGTCCGGTACCCGAAGGTCGACGGCGCGGCGAAGGACGCCGCGTACGAGATCAAGCACAAGGACGGCACCGAGACCAAGACCCTCGACCAGAGCGAACTCCCCGGTGAGTGGCGCTCCCTGGGCAAGTACGCCTTCGCCGAGGACACAGGTCAGGCCATCACCCTCACCGACAAGGCGACCGGCACGGTGGTCGCGGACGCGGTGCGGCTGGTCCGCGACTACGAGGGCGACACCGACAACGAGAAGAAGGACTTCTCCTACCGCTACGACGCCAACGGCAACCAGATCGAGATCGTCGACAACAGCCCCGGCGTCGAGACCGACCGCTACACCCTGGCCTACGACGAACTCAACCAGCTCACCGAGGTGGTGGAGCACGACGGGGACAGTGTCCGCGACACGACGGCCCTGACGTACGACGCCAACGGCAACACGCTGACGACGACCCACGACCTGACCTGGAGCAAACTGGACTACGACGAGCTGGACCGGGTCGAGCGCATCACCAACGCGGCGTCGCCGACGGCGGACGACCGCCAGGTGACCTCGGTGGAATACACGGCCAGGGGCGAGCTGGCGAAGCAGACCAAGCCGAACGGCAACGTCCTGACCGTCGACTACTACCTCGACGGCGCGACGAGGAAGACCACGGAGCGGCAGTCCGACGACACCCTCGTCGCCGAGCACGCCCTGAAGTACAACGCCAACGGCCACAAGGTCGAGGACGTCCTGAAGCTGATGGACGCCGACGACCACGGCTCGACGATCGACAACACGTACGCGTACACGTACGACCCGCAGGACCGCATCGCCAAGGTCGCCAAGACCGGCGACGACGAGAAGACGGAGGAGTACCGGCACGACGCGGCCGGCAACGTGGTCCGGCAGACGGTCGACGACACGACGACGACCCACCGCTACGACCGCAACCGCCTCCTGACGTCGACGGAGGACGGCGCGTCGTCGACGTACAACTACGACCCGCTCGGCCGCCTCGACACCGTCTCCTTCGGCGGCGAGACGATCCAGAAGTACCGTTACGACGGCTTCGACCGTCCGGAGTCGATCACGTCGGGCGCCGGTGACGCGGCGCGGACGACCCGTCTGACGTACGACGCGTTCGACCGCACCGTGAAGGAGTCGGTCGGCAGCGGCGACGACGCGAAGACCACGCTCTTCACCTACCTGGGCATCACCTCGAACTCCCTGAGGGAGGAGGTGACGGACGAGGGCGTCACGTCCTTCCAGTACGCCTCCTGGGGCCAGAAGCTCACCCAGATCAAGGACGAAGAGGACAAAGAACCGGAGACCACGCAGTACCTCTACCACCCGCACGGCGACGTGGAGGCGCTGACGGACAAGGACGGCAACACCAAGACCACGTATGGCTATACGGCGTACGGCAAGAACGACACGGCCCAGTTCACGGGCGCGGACAAACCGGGGGCGGGCGGGGAGGCGGCGGAGCCGTACAACGCGTACCGCTTCAACGCCAAGCGCTACGACACCGCCTCCGGCACGTACGACATGGGCTTCCGCACGTACGACCCGGGGCTGAACCGCTTCCTCACCCGTGACATGTACGGCGGGGCCCTGGCCGACATGGGCCTGACGATGGACCCGTACACCGGCAACCGCTACGCGTTCGCCGGCGGCAACCCGATCTCCTTCATCGAGATCGACGGCCACCTGTTCGGCCTCTCCTGGTCCGACATCGGCCATGCGGCGCTGGATGTGGTCGGCCTGATCCCGGTCGTGGGCGAGGCCGCGGACCTGGCCAACTGCGGCTGGTACGCGGCCGAGGGCGAATACGTCGACGCGGCCCTGTCCTGCGCCTCGGCGATCCCGTTCGCGGGGTACGGGGCGACGGCGGCTAAGGCGGCGCGGTACGGCGACAAGGCGCTGGACGCCATCGACACGGCGAGCGACACGGCCCGCGCGGCGGACAACGTGGCGGACGCGGGGCGGGCGGCGGACCCGCCCCCGACGGGCGGCACCCCGGACGCCCCGGCGACGCCGAAGGACCCCGCGCCGGCCGACCCGGCACCCGCCCCGGCTCCAGCGGCCCCGAAGGCCCCGGACGCGCCGCCGGCCTGCAAGAACAGCTTCGTCCCCGGCACCGAGGTCCTAATGGCCGACGGCACGACGAAGCCGATCGAGGACATCGAGATCGGCGACAAGGTCACGGCGTCGGACGTGGAGACGGACGACACGCAGGCGCGGACGGTCACCCGCACGATCACGGGCGACGGCAAGAAGCACCTGGTCACCCTGACTGTCGACACGGACGGCCGGGCAGGCGACGAGACGTCCACGATCACGGCGACGGAGAACCACCCGTTCTGGCTGCCCGACGTGGGTCAGTGGGTCGAAGCCGGCGACCTGGAGCCCGGCCAGTGGCTCAGCACGGGCAGCGGCAGCTGGATTCGCATCACGGCTGTCAAGGAGCGGAAAGCACAGGCGACCGTCCACAACCTGACCGTCGAAGGTCTCCACACTTACCATGTGCTGGCGGGACGGACTTCAGTCCTCGTCCACAACTGCGGAGGACTCGACGATGCCGCTCATGCACGGATCCAGGACTCTCTGGGGAACGACATCGCCGACGGAGTCGACTACAACCTCCAGCGCATGTGCCCGACGTGCAACTCGGCCAGTGATGCCGCCGATCACACTCTCCAGGGAATCGGTGCCAACGCGGACCGCTTGGCCCAGTACCTGGCGGGTCAGCGCAATCTGGGTATGACACACGTCGACCGGAGGAAGCCCGGGACGACCGCACGGCGCGACGAGAGCACAGTGGACGCCAACGGTCGAGGCGTCACGATCGTCCAGAACTCCTACATGGTGCACGCCTACCATCAGTCACTGGACGAGTTCAACAGCATCTTCAACATACTGAGGTGA